A single genomic interval of Seriola aureovittata isolate HTS-2021-v1 ecotype China chromosome 10, ASM2101889v1, whole genome shotgun sequence harbors:
- the tspan18b gene encoding tetraspanin-18b, producing the protein MGQGEASARGTTMEGDCLSCIKYLMFVFNFLIFLGGSFLLGVGVWVLVDPTGFREIVAANPLLFTGVYIILGMGGMLFLLGFLGCCGAIRENKCLLLFFFMLILLIFLAELAAAILAFIFREHLTREYFTKELKRHYQGYNNTDVFTSTWNAIMTTFDCCGVNSPEDFKDSLFKLINPNHMVPEACCQRASQAGELAYISQEQCLSGSMMFRNNKGCYSAVVDYFELYIYVAGALAIVVLTIELFAMVFAMCLFRGIQ; encoded by the exons ATG ggGCAGGGAGAAGCTTCAGCACGAGGGACAACCATGGAGGGGGACTGTCTCAGCTGCATCAAGTACCTCATGTTTGTCTTCAATTTCCTCATCTTT CTAGGGGGCTCTTTCCTCCTGGGAGTGGGGGTGTGGGTACTTGTGGACCCCACAGGGTTCAGGGAAATTGTAGCAGCCAACCCCCTGTTATTCACCGGTGTCTACATCATCCTGGGCATGGGCGGCATGCTCTTTCTTCTGGGCTTCCTGGGCTGCTGTGGAGCCATCCGTGAAAACAAGTGTCTGCTCCTCTTT TTCTTCAtgctcatcctcctcatcttcttagCAGAGCTAGCTGCTGCCATCCTGGCCTTCATATTCCGGGAACAT CTGACCAGAGAGTACTTCACCAAGGAGCTGAAGAGACATTATCAGGGCTACAACAACACTGACGTCTTCACCTCCACATGGAATGCCATCATGACTACA TTTGACTGCTGTGGGGTGAACAGCCCAGAGGATTTTAAGGACAGCCTGTTCAAGCTGATCAACCCAAATCATATGGTGCCAGAAGCCTGCTGCCAGCGTGCCAGTCAGGCTGGGGAGTTGGCCTATATCAGCCAGGAGCAGTGCCTATCAGGCAGTATGATGTTCCGCAATAACAAG GGCTGTTACTCTGCAGTAGTTGACTACTTTGAGCTGTACATCTATGTGGCTGGAGCACTCGCCATTGTGGTGCTGACCATTGAG CTCTTCGCCATGGTCTTCGCAATGTGTCTCTTCAGGGGAATCCAGTAG